Proteins encoded within one genomic window of Ostrinia nubilalis chromosome 5, ilOstNubi1.1, whole genome shotgun sequence:
- the LOC135072168 gene encoding uncharacterized protein LOC135072168, translating to MIMNQHEVFTVTQFMTLYRVLAFGSTVLMIAWSGQEVSNEVLKLQRVLAQIISNSDLDSTLHRSLKDFHYLVSVEPLRIELLPTMPVGMYLVPALLSLTVNYIIVTLQMNNDI from the exons ATGATAATGAATCAG cATGAAGTTTTCACAGTTACACAGTTCATGACGCTATACCGAGTGCTAGCATTTGGCTCCACGGTGCTGATGATTGCTTGGAGCGGACAGGAAGTGAGCAACGAAGTTTTAAAACTGCAACGAGTTTTGGCACAGATCATTTCTAATTCCG ATCTAGATTCAACCCTTCATAGGAGCCTGAAAGACTTTCACTACCTGGTTTCCGTGGAGCCCCTCAGGATAGAGCTGCTCCCCACGATGCCAGTCGGAATGTACCTCGTCCCCGCACTGCTGTCCTTAACTGTCAACTACATCATCGTCACCTTGCAAATGAACAATGACATTTAG